The following are encoded together in the Salvia hispanica cultivar TCC Black 2014 chromosome 6, UniMelb_Shisp_WGS_1.0, whole genome shotgun sequence genome:
- the LOC125193218 gene encoding organelle RRM domain-containing protein 1, chloroplastic isoform X1, whose product MAAPALSHRILPRRFLTPPPVSSVTLVVLESKRRFHPPFPSLLSIHNNPPHFPPNFNFRVSSCLDSPSSTPRTRLNPSKRLFVSGLSFRTTEESLRNAFKNFGELIEVKLVMDRIANRPRGFAFLQYKTEEESNKAVEGMHGKVQSYFSISFIELLFSETLDFDTNELCFLELPTIFLH is encoded by the exons ATGGCCGCTCCCGCTCTCAGTCACCGCATTCTACCGCGTCGGTTTCTCACACCACCGCCGGTATCTTCAGTTACGTTGGTAGTGCTTGAATCGAAAAGACGGTTTCATCCTCCATTCCCCTCTCTGTTATCCATCCACAACAATCCTCCACActttcccccaaattttaattttcgcGTATCTTCATGCCTTGATTCTCCTTCGTCAACGCCAAGAACTAGATTGAATCCTTCTAAAAGGCTATTCGTTAGTG GTCTCTCATTCCGGACAACGGAGGAGAGTCTAAGAAACGCATTCAAAAACTTTGGTGAACTCATTGAAG TTAAGTTGGTGATGGATAGGATAGCGAATCGGCCTCGAGGTTTTGCATTCCTGCAATATAAGACAGAGGAGGAATCCAATAAAGCTGTTGAAGGAATGCATGGGAAGGTTCAGTCTTACTTCTCAATCTCATTCATCGAACTCCTCTTCTCTGAAACATTAGATTTCGATACAAATGAGCTGTGTTTTCTTGAGCTACCGACCATCTTCCTGCATTAG
- the LOC125193218 gene encoding organelle RRM domain-containing protein 6, chloroplastic isoform X2, with protein sequence MAAPALSHRILPRRFLTPPPVSSVTLVVLESKRRFHPPFPSLLSIHNNPPHFPPNFNFRVSSCLDSPSSTPRTRLNPSKRLFVSGLSFRTTEESLRNAFKNFGELIEVKLVMDRIANRPRGFAFLQYKTEEESNKAVEGMHGKFLDGRVIFVEAAKPRAEHGQEMKQQNPRQR encoded by the exons ATGGCCGCTCCCGCTCTCAGTCACCGCATTCTACCGCGTCGGTTTCTCACACCACCGCCGGTATCTTCAGTTACGTTGGTAGTGCTTGAATCGAAAAGACGGTTTCATCCTCCATTCCCCTCTCTGTTATCCATCCACAACAATCCTCCACActttcccccaaattttaattttcgcGTATCTTCATGCCTTGATTCTCCTTCGTCAACGCCAAGAACTAGATTGAATCCTTCTAAAAGGCTATTCGTTAGTG GTCTCTCATTCCGGACAACGGAGGAGAGTCTAAGAAACGCATTCAAAAACTTTGGTGAACTCATTGAAG TTAAGTTGGTGATGGATAGGATAGCGAATCGGCCTCGAGGTTTTGCATTCCTGCAATATAAGACAGAGGAGGAATCCAATAAAGCTGTTGAAGGAATGCATGGGAAG TTTCTGGATGGGCGGGTTATCTTTGTTGAGGCTGCAAAGCCTAGGGCCGAACATGGGCAAGAGATGAAGCAGCAGAACCCCAGGCAGAGGTGA